In a single window of the Callithrix jacchus isolate 240 chromosome 1, calJac240_pri, whole genome shotgun sequence genome:
- the BSPRY gene encoding B box and SPRY domain-containing protein isoform X3, with protein MSAEGSTGPGPGSEPGRGPEPGPLCPEHGQALSWFCGSERRPVCAACTGLGGRCRGHRIRPAEERAEELRNKIVDQCERLQLQSAGISKYVADVLPGKNQRAVSMASAAREKVIQRLSLVRSLCESEEQRLLEQVHGEEERAHQSILTQRVHWAEALQKLDTIRTGLVGMLTHLDDLQLIQKEQEIFERTEEAEGILDPQESEMLNFNEKCTRSPLLTQLWATAVLGSLSEDIRIDERTVSPFLQLSDDQKTLTFSTKKSKPCADGPERFDHWPNALAATSFQDGLHAWIVNVQNSCAYKVGVASGHLPRKGSGSDCRLGHNAFSWVFSRYDQEFRFLHNGQHEPLGLLRGPAQLGVLLDLQARELLFYEPASGTVLYTHHGAFTGPLFPVFAVADQTISIIR; from the exons ATGTCCGCCGAGGGCAGcacggggccggggccggggtcCGAGCCCGGACGGGGGCCTGAGCCGGGGCCACTTTGTCCCGAACACGGCCAGGCTCTGAGCTGGTTCTGTGGCTCCGAGCGACGTCCGGTTTGCGCCGCCTGTACGGGTCTGGGCGGCCGCTGCCGGGGGCACCGCATCCGCCCGGCGGAGGAGCGCGCCGAGGAGTTGCGG AACAAGATTGTGGACCAGTGTGAGAGGCTGCAGTTACAGAGTGCTGGCATCAGCAAGTACGTGGCAGATGTCCTGCCAGGGAAGAATCAGAGAGCAGTG AGCATGGCCAGTGCAGCAAGGGAAAAGGTTATCCAGCGGTTGAGTCTGGTGAGAAGTCTTTGCGAGAGTGAGGAGCAGCGGTTACTGGAACAGGTGCATGGCGAAGAGGAGCGGGCCCACCAGAGCATCCTGACACAGCGGGTGCACTGGGCCGAGGCGCTGCAGAAGCTTGACACCATCCGCACCGGCCTGGTGGGCATGCTCACCCACCTGGATGACCTCCAGCTGATT cAGAAGGAGCAAGAGATTTTCGAGAG GACTGAAGAAGCAGAGGGCATTTTGGATCCCCAGGAGTCGGAAATGTTAAACTTTAATGAGAAGTGCACTCGGAGCCCACTACTGACTCAACTCTGGGCAACGGCAGTTCTTGGGTCCCTCTCAG AGGACATACGGATCGATGAGAGGACAGTCAGCCCCTTCCTGCAATTGTCAGATGATCAAAAGACCCTGACCTTCAGCACCAAGAAGTCAAAGCCCTGTGCAGATGGCCCGGAGCGCTTTGACCACTGGCCCAATGCCCTGGCTGCCACCTCcttccaggatggtctccatgcCTGGATAGTGAATGTCCAGAACAGTTGTGCCTATAAGGTGGGCGTGGCCTCAGGCCACCTGCCCCGCAAGGGTTCTGGCAGTGACTGCCGTCTGGGCCACAACGCCTTCTCCTGGGTCTTCTCTCGCTATGATCAGGAGTTTCGTTTCTTGCACAATGGGCAGCACGAGCCCCTGGGGCTGCTGCGGGGCCCAGCCCAGCTGGGTGTGCTGCTGGACTTGCAGGCTCGGGAGCTGCTCTTCTATGAGCCAGCCTCTGGCACAGTGCTCTATACCCATCATGGGGCCTTCACTGGGCCCCTCTTCCCAGTCTTTGCTGTGGCCGATCAGACCATTTCCATCATTCGCTGA
- the BSPRY gene encoding B box and SPRY domain-containing protein isoform X1, with amino-acid sequence MSAEGSTGPGPGSEPGRGPEPGPLCPEHGQALSWFCGSERRPVCAACTGLGGRCRGHRIRPAEERAEELRNKIVDQCERLQLQSAGISKYVADVLPGKNQRAVSMASAAREKVIQRLSLVRSLCESEEQRLLEQVHGEEERAHQSILTQRVHWAEALQKLDTIRTGLVGMLTHLDDLQLIQKEQEIFERTEEAEGILDPQESEMLNFNEKCTRSPLLTQLWATAVLGSLSGTEDIRIDERTVSPFLQLSDDQKTLTFSTKKSKPCADGPERFDHWPNALAATSFQDGLHAWIVNVQNSCAYKVGVASGHLPRKGSGSDCRLGHNAFSWVFSRYDQEFRFLHNGQHEPLGLLRGPAQLGVLLDLQARELLFYEPASGTVLYTHHGAFTGPLFPVFAVADQTISIIR; translated from the exons ATGTCCGCCGAGGGCAGcacggggccggggccggggtcCGAGCCCGGACGGGGGCCTGAGCCGGGGCCACTTTGTCCCGAACACGGCCAGGCTCTGAGCTGGTTCTGTGGCTCCGAGCGACGTCCGGTTTGCGCCGCCTGTACGGGTCTGGGCGGCCGCTGCCGGGGGCACCGCATCCGCCCGGCGGAGGAGCGCGCCGAGGAGTTGCGG AACAAGATTGTGGACCAGTGTGAGAGGCTGCAGTTACAGAGTGCTGGCATCAGCAAGTACGTGGCAGATGTCCTGCCAGGGAAGAATCAGAGAGCAGTG AGCATGGCCAGTGCAGCAAGGGAAAAGGTTATCCAGCGGTTGAGTCTGGTGAGAAGTCTTTGCGAGAGTGAGGAGCAGCGGTTACTGGAACAGGTGCATGGCGAAGAGGAGCGGGCCCACCAGAGCATCCTGACACAGCGGGTGCACTGGGCCGAGGCGCTGCAGAAGCTTGACACCATCCGCACCGGCCTGGTGGGCATGCTCACCCACCTGGATGACCTCCAGCTGATT cAGAAGGAGCAAGAGATTTTCGAGAG GACTGAAGAAGCAGAGGGCATTTTGGATCCCCAGGAGTCGGAAATGTTAAACTTTAATGAGAAGTGCACTCGGAGCCCACTACTGACTCAACTCTGGGCAACGGCAGTTCTTGGGTCCCTCTCAG GTACAGAGGACATACGGATCGATGAGAGGACAGTCAGCCCCTTCCTGCAATTGTCAGATGATCAAAAGACCCTGACCTTCAGCACCAAGAAGTCAAAGCCCTGTGCAGATGGCCCGGAGCGCTTTGACCACTGGCCCAATGCCCTGGCTGCCACCTCcttccaggatggtctccatgcCTGGATAGTGAATGTCCAGAACAGTTGTGCCTATAAGGTGGGCGTGGCCTCAGGCCACCTGCCCCGCAAGGGTTCTGGCAGTGACTGCCGTCTGGGCCACAACGCCTTCTCCTGGGTCTTCTCTCGCTATGATCAGGAGTTTCGTTTCTTGCACAATGGGCAGCACGAGCCCCTGGGGCTGCTGCGGGGCCCAGCCCAGCTGGGTGTGCTGCTGGACTTGCAGGCTCGGGAGCTGCTCTTCTATGAGCCAGCCTCTGGCACAGTGCTCTATACCCATCATGGGGCCTTCACTGGGCCCCTCTTCCCAGTCTTTGCTGTGGCCGATCAGACCATTTCCATCATTCGCTGA
- the BSPRY gene encoding B box and SPRY domain-containing protein isoform X2 has translation MSAEGSTGPGPGSEPGRGPEPGPLCPEHGQALSWFCGSERRPVCAACTGLGGRCRGHRIRPAEERAEELRNKIVDQCERLQLQSAGISKYVADVLPGKNQRAVSMASAAREKVIQRLSLVRSLCESEEQRLLEQVHGEEERAHQSILTQRVHWAEALQKLDTIRTGLVGMLTHLDDLQLIKEQEIFERTEEAEGILDPQESEMLNFNEKCTRSPLLTQLWATAVLGSLSGTEDIRIDERTVSPFLQLSDDQKTLTFSTKKSKPCADGPERFDHWPNALAATSFQDGLHAWIVNVQNSCAYKVGVASGHLPRKGSGSDCRLGHNAFSWVFSRYDQEFRFLHNGQHEPLGLLRGPAQLGVLLDLQARELLFYEPASGTVLYTHHGAFTGPLFPVFAVADQTISIIR, from the exons ATGTCCGCCGAGGGCAGcacggggccggggccggggtcCGAGCCCGGACGGGGGCCTGAGCCGGGGCCACTTTGTCCCGAACACGGCCAGGCTCTGAGCTGGTTCTGTGGCTCCGAGCGACGTCCGGTTTGCGCCGCCTGTACGGGTCTGGGCGGCCGCTGCCGGGGGCACCGCATCCGCCCGGCGGAGGAGCGCGCCGAGGAGTTGCGG AACAAGATTGTGGACCAGTGTGAGAGGCTGCAGTTACAGAGTGCTGGCATCAGCAAGTACGTGGCAGATGTCCTGCCAGGGAAGAATCAGAGAGCAGTG AGCATGGCCAGTGCAGCAAGGGAAAAGGTTATCCAGCGGTTGAGTCTGGTGAGAAGTCTTTGCGAGAGTGAGGAGCAGCGGTTACTGGAACAGGTGCATGGCGAAGAGGAGCGGGCCCACCAGAGCATCCTGACACAGCGGGTGCACTGGGCCGAGGCGCTGCAGAAGCTTGACACCATCCGCACCGGCCTGGTGGGCATGCTCACCCACCTGGATGACCTCCAGCTGATT AAGGAGCAAGAGATTTTCGAGAG GACTGAAGAAGCAGAGGGCATTTTGGATCCCCAGGAGTCGGAAATGTTAAACTTTAATGAGAAGTGCACTCGGAGCCCACTACTGACTCAACTCTGGGCAACGGCAGTTCTTGGGTCCCTCTCAG GTACAGAGGACATACGGATCGATGAGAGGACAGTCAGCCCCTTCCTGCAATTGTCAGATGATCAAAAGACCCTGACCTTCAGCACCAAGAAGTCAAAGCCCTGTGCAGATGGCCCGGAGCGCTTTGACCACTGGCCCAATGCCCTGGCTGCCACCTCcttccaggatggtctccatgcCTGGATAGTGAATGTCCAGAACAGTTGTGCCTATAAGGTGGGCGTGGCCTCAGGCCACCTGCCCCGCAAGGGTTCTGGCAGTGACTGCCGTCTGGGCCACAACGCCTTCTCCTGGGTCTTCTCTCGCTATGATCAGGAGTTTCGTTTCTTGCACAATGGGCAGCACGAGCCCCTGGGGCTGCTGCGGGGCCCAGCCCAGCTGGGTGTGCTGCTGGACTTGCAGGCTCGGGAGCTGCTCTTCTATGAGCCAGCCTCTGGCACAGTGCTCTATACCCATCATGGGGCCTTCACTGGGCCCCTCTTCCCAGTCTTTGCTGTGGCCGATCAGACCATTTCCATCATTCGCTGA
- the BSPRY gene encoding B box and SPRY domain-containing protein isoform X6, whose amino-acid sequence MSAEGSTGPGPGSEPGRGPEPGPLCPEHGQALSWFCGSERRPVCAACTGLGGRCRGHRIRPAEERAEELRNKIVDQCERLQLQSAGISKYVADVLPGKNQRAVSMASAAREKVIQRLSLVRSLCESEEQRLLEQVHGEEERAHQSILTQRVHWAEALQKLDTIRTGLVGMLTHLDDLQLIQKEQEIFERETGLESSSPF is encoded by the exons ATGTCCGCCGAGGGCAGcacggggccggggccggggtcCGAGCCCGGACGGGGGCCTGAGCCGGGGCCACTTTGTCCCGAACACGGCCAGGCTCTGAGCTGGTTCTGTGGCTCCGAGCGACGTCCGGTTTGCGCCGCCTGTACGGGTCTGGGCGGCCGCTGCCGGGGGCACCGCATCCGCCCGGCGGAGGAGCGCGCCGAGGAGTTGCGG AACAAGATTGTGGACCAGTGTGAGAGGCTGCAGTTACAGAGTGCTGGCATCAGCAAGTACGTGGCAGATGTCCTGCCAGGGAAGAATCAGAGAGCAGTG AGCATGGCCAGTGCAGCAAGGGAAAAGGTTATCCAGCGGTTGAGTCTGGTGAGAAGTCTTTGCGAGAGTGAGGAGCAGCGGTTACTGGAACAGGTGCATGGCGAAGAGGAGCGGGCCCACCAGAGCATCCTGACACAGCGGGTGCACTGGGCCGAGGCGCTGCAGAAGCTTGACACCATCCGCACCGGCCTGGTGGGCATGCTCACCCACCTGGATGACCTCCAGCTGATT cAGAAGGAGCAAGAGATTTTCGAGAG GGAAACAGGACTTGAATCCAGCTCCCCATTTTAG
- the BSPRY gene encoding B box and SPRY domain-containing protein isoform X7: protein MSAEGSTGPGPGSEPGRGPEPGPLCPEHGQALSWFCGSERRPVCAACTGLGGRCRGHRIRPAEERAEELRNKIVDQCERLQLQSAGISKYVADVLPGKNQRAVSMASAAREKVIQRLSLVRSLCESEEQRLLEQVHGEEERAHQSILTQRVHWAEALQKLDTIRTGLVGMLTHLDDLQLIKEQEIFERETGLESSSPF, encoded by the exons ATGTCCGCCGAGGGCAGcacggggccggggccggggtcCGAGCCCGGACGGGGGCCTGAGCCGGGGCCACTTTGTCCCGAACACGGCCAGGCTCTGAGCTGGTTCTGTGGCTCCGAGCGACGTCCGGTTTGCGCCGCCTGTACGGGTCTGGGCGGCCGCTGCCGGGGGCACCGCATCCGCCCGGCGGAGGAGCGCGCCGAGGAGTTGCGG AACAAGATTGTGGACCAGTGTGAGAGGCTGCAGTTACAGAGTGCTGGCATCAGCAAGTACGTGGCAGATGTCCTGCCAGGGAAGAATCAGAGAGCAGTG AGCATGGCCAGTGCAGCAAGGGAAAAGGTTATCCAGCGGTTGAGTCTGGTGAGAAGTCTTTGCGAGAGTGAGGAGCAGCGGTTACTGGAACAGGTGCATGGCGAAGAGGAGCGGGCCCACCAGAGCATCCTGACACAGCGGGTGCACTGGGCCGAGGCGCTGCAGAAGCTTGACACCATCCGCACCGGCCTGGTGGGCATGCTCACCCACCTGGATGACCTCCAGCTGATT AAGGAGCAAGAGATTTTCGAGAG GGAAACAGGACTTGAATCCAGCTCCCCATTTTAG
- the BSPRY gene encoding B box and SPRY domain-containing protein isoform X4, with protein sequence MSAEGSTGPGPGSEPGRGPEPGPLCPEHGQALSWFCGSERRPVCAACTGLGGRCRGHRIRPAEERAEELRSMASAAREKVIQRLSLVRSLCESEEQRLLEQVHGEEERAHQSILTQRVHWAEALQKLDTIRTGLVGMLTHLDDLQLIQKEQEIFERTEEAEGILDPQESEMLNFNEKCTRSPLLTQLWATAVLGSLSGTEDIRIDERTVSPFLQLSDDQKTLTFSTKKSKPCADGPERFDHWPNALAATSFQDGLHAWIVNVQNSCAYKVGVASGHLPRKGSGSDCRLGHNAFSWVFSRYDQEFRFLHNGQHEPLGLLRGPAQLGVLLDLQARELLFYEPASGTVLYTHHGAFTGPLFPVFAVADQTISIIR encoded by the exons ATGTCCGCCGAGGGCAGcacggggccggggccggggtcCGAGCCCGGACGGGGGCCTGAGCCGGGGCCACTTTGTCCCGAACACGGCCAGGCTCTGAGCTGGTTCTGTGGCTCCGAGCGACGTCCGGTTTGCGCCGCCTGTACGGGTCTGGGCGGCCGCTGCCGGGGGCACCGCATCCGCCCGGCGGAGGAGCGCGCCGAGGAGTTGCGG AGCATGGCCAGTGCAGCAAGGGAAAAGGTTATCCAGCGGTTGAGTCTGGTGAGAAGTCTTTGCGAGAGTGAGGAGCAGCGGTTACTGGAACAGGTGCATGGCGAAGAGGAGCGGGCCCACCAGAGCATCCTGACACAGCGGGTGCACTGGGCCGAGGCGCTGCAGAAGCTTGACACCATCCGCACCGGCCTGGTGGGCATGCTCACCCACCTGGATGACCTCCAGCTGATT cAGAAGGAGCAAGAGATTTTCGAGAG GACTGAAGAAGCAGAGGGCATTTTGGATCCCCAGGAGTCGGAAATGTTAAACTTTAATGAGAAGTGCACTCGGAGCCCACTACTGACTCAACTCTGGGCAACGGCAGTTCTTGGGTCCCTCTCAG GTACAGAGGACATACGGATCGATGAGAGGACAGTCAGCCCCTTCCTGCAATTGTCAGATGATCAAAAGACCCTGACCTTCAGCACCAAGAAGTCAAAGCCCTGTGCAGATGGCCCGGAGCGCTTTGACCACTGGCCCAATGCCCTGGCTGCCACCTCcttccaggatggtctccatgcCTGGATAGTGAATGTCCAGAACAGTTGTGCCTATAAGGTGGGCGTGGCCTCAGGCCACCTGCCCCGCAAGGGTTCTGGCAGTGACTGCCGTCTGGGCCACAACGCCTTCTCCTGGGTCTTCTCTCGCTATGATCAGGAGTTTCGTTTCTTGCACAATGGGCAGCACGAGCCCCTGGGGCTGCTGCGGGGCCCAGCCCAGCTGGGTGTGCTGCTGGACTTGCAGGCTCGGGAGCTGCTCTTCTATGAGCCAGCCTCTGGCACAGTGCTCTATACCCATCATGGGGCCTTCACTGGGCCCCTCTTCCCAGTCTTTGCTGTGGCCGATCAGACCATTTCCATCATTCGCTGA
- the BSPRY gene encoding B box and SPRY domain-containing protein isoform X5, producing MSAEGSTGPGPGSEPGRGPEPGPLCPEHGQALSWFCGSERRPVCAACTGLGGRCRGHRIRPAEERAEELRSMASAAREKVIQRLSLVRSLCESEEQRLLEQVHGEEERAHQSILTQRVHWAEALQKLDTIRTGLVGMLTHLDDLQLIQKEQEIFERTEEAEGILDPQESEMLNFNEKCTRSPLLTQLWATAVLGSLSEDIRIDERTVSPFLQLSDDQKTLTFSTKKSKPCADGPERFDHWPNALAATSFQDGLHAWIVNVQNSCAYKVGVASGHLPRKGSGSDCRLGHNAFSWVFSRYDQEFRFLHNGQHEPLGLLRGPAQLGVLLDLQARELLFYEPASGTVLYTHHGAFTGPLFPVFAVADQTISIIR from the exons ATGTCCGCCGAGGGCAGcacggggccggggccggggtcCGAGCCCGGACGGGGGCCTGAGCCGGGGCCACTTTGTCCCGAACACGGCCAGGCTCTGAGCTGGTTCTGTGGCTCCGAGCGACGTCCGGTTTGCGCCGCCTGTACGGGTCTGGGCGGCCGCTGCCGGGGGCACCGCATCCGCCCGGCGGAGGAGCGCGCCGAGGAGTTGCGG AGCATGGCCAGTGCAGCAAGGGAAAAGGTTATCCAGCGGTTGAGTCTGGTGAGAAGTCTTTGCGAGAGTGAGGAGCAGCGGTTACTGGAACAGGTGCATGGCGAAGAGGAGCGGGCCCACCAGAGCATCCTGACACAGCGGGTGCACTGGGCCGAGGCGCTGCAGAAGCTTGACACCATCCGCACCGGCCTGGTGGGCATGCTCACCCACCTGGATGACCTCCAGCTGATT cAGAAGGAGCAAGAGATTTTCGAGAG GACTGAAGAAGCAGAGGGCATTTTGGATCCCCAGGAGTCGGAAATGTTAAACTTTAATGAGAAGTGCACTCGGAGCCCACTACTGACTCAACTCTGGGCAACGGCAGTTCTTGGGTCCCTCTCAG AGGACATACGGATCGATGAGAGGACAGTCAGCCCCTTCCTGCAATTGTCAGATGATCAAAAGACCCTGACCTTCAGCACCAAGAAGTCAAAGCCCTGTGCAGATGGCCCGGAGCGCTTTGACCACTGGCCCAATGCCCTGGCTGCCACCTCcttccaggatggtctccatgcCTGGATAGTGAATGTCCAGAACAGTTGTGCCTATAAGGTGGGCGTGGCCTCAGGCCACCTGCCCCGCAAGGGTTCTGGCAGTGACTGCCGTCTGGGCCACAACGCCTTCTCCTGGGTCTTCTCTCGCTATGATCAGGAGTTTCGTTTCTTGCACAATGGGCAGCACGAGCCCCTGGGGCTGCTGCGGGGCCCAGCCCAGCTGGGTGTGCTGCTGGACTTGCAGGCTCGGGAGCTGCTCTTCTATGAGCCAGCCTCTGGCACAGTGCTCTATACCCATCATGGGGCCTTCACTGGGCCCCTCTTCCCAGTCTTTGCTGTGGCCGATCAGACCATTTCCATCATTCGCTGA